A genomic stretch from Mesoplodon densirostris isolate mMesDen1 chromosome 3, mMesDen1 primary haplotype, whole genome shotgun sequence includes:
- the ILF3 gene encoding interleukin enhancer-binding factor 3 isoform X2: MRPVRIFVNDDRHVMAKHSSVYPTQEELEAVQNMVSHTERALKAVSDWIDEQEKGSSDHAESENVDVPPEDETKEGAGEQKAEHVTRTLRGVMRVGLVAKGLLLKGDLDLELVLLCKEKPTTALLDKVADNLAIQLAAVTDDKYEILQSVDDAAIVIKNTKEPPLSLTIHLTSPVVREEMEKVLAGETLSVNDPPDVLDRQKCLAALASLRHAKWFQARANGLKSCVIVIRVLRDLCTRVPTWGPLRGWPLELLCEKSIGTANRPMGAGEALRRVLECLASGIVMPDGSGIYDPCEKEATDAIGHLDRQQREDITQSAQHALRLAAFGQLHKVLGMDPLPSKMPKKPKNENPVDYTVQIPPSTTYAITPMKRPMEEDGEEKSPSKKKKKIQKKEEKAEPPQAMNALMRLNQLKPGLQYKLVSQTGPVHAPIFTMSVEVDGNSFEASGPSKKTAKLHVAVKVLQDMGLPTGAEGRDSSKGEDSAEETEAKPAVVAPPPVVEAVSTPSAAFPSDPTAEQGPILTKHGKNPVMELNEKRRGLKYELISETGGSHDKRFVMEVEVDGQKFQGAGSNKKVAKAYAALAALEKLFPDAPLALEANKKKRAPVPVRGGPKFAAKPHNPGFGMGGPMHNEVPPPPNLRGRGRGGNIRGRGRGRGFGGANHGGYMNAGAGYGSYGYGGNSATAGYSQFYSNGGHSGSAGGGGGGGGGGGSSGYGSYYQGDSYNSPVPPKHAGKKQPHGGQQKPSYGSGYQSHQGQQQSYNQSQYSNYGPPQGKQKGYNHGQGNYSSYSNSYSSPGGGGGSDYSYESKFNYSGSGGRSGGNSYGSGGSSYNPGSHGGYGGGSGGGSSYQGKQGGYSSQSNYNSPGSSQNYSGPPSSYQSSQGGYGRNADHSMNYQYR; the protein is encoded by the exons atg CGTCCAGTGAGAATTTTTGTGAATGATGATCGCCACGTGATGGCAAAGCACTCTTCCGTTTATCCAACACAAGAGGAGCTGGAGGCAGTCCAGAACATGGTGTCCCACACGGAGCGGGCTCTCAAAGCTGTGTCCGACTGGATCGATGAGCAGGAGAAAGGCAGCAGCGATCACGCCGAGTCCGAGAATGTGGATGTGCCCCCAGAGGACGAGACCAAAGAAGGGGCCGG GGAGCAGAAGGCAGAGCATGTGACCAGAACCCTGAGGGGCGTGATGCGTGTTGGCCTCGTGGCAAAGGGCCTACTGCTCAAGGGGGACCTGGACCTGGAGCTGGTGCTGCTGTGTAAGGAGAAGCCCACGACTGCCCTCCTGGACAAGGTGGCTGACAACCTGGCCATCCAGCTCGCT GCTGTTACAGATGACAAGTACGAAATACTCCAATCTGTCGACGATGCCGCGATTGtgataaaaaacacaaaagagcctCCATTGTCCCTGACCATCCACCTGACATCCCCTGTTGtcagagaagaaatggagaaagtaTTAGCTGGAG AAACGCTATCAGTCAACGATCCCCCGGACGTTCTGGACAGGCAGAAATGCCTTGCTGCCTTGGCGTCCCTCCGACACGCCAAGTGGTTCCAG GCCAGAGCCAATGGACTGAAGTCGTGTGTCATTGTCATCCGGGTCCTGAGGGACCTGTGCACCCGCGTTCCCACCTGGGGTCCCCTCAGAGGATGG CCCCTCGAGCTTCTCTGTGAGAAGTCCATCGGCACAGCCAACAGACCAATGGGTGCCGGCGAGGCCCTGCGGAGAGTGCTGGAGTGCCTGGCTTCAGGCATCGTGATGCCAG ATGGTTCTGGCATTTATGACCCTTGTGAAAAAGAAGCCACTGATGCTATTGGGCATCTAGACAGACAGCAACGGGAAGATATCACACAGAGTGCGCAG caCGCTCTGCGACTTGCTGCGTTTGGCCAGCTCCATAAGGTCCTGGGTATGGACCCCTTGCCTTCGAAGATGCCCAAAAAACCAAAGAATGAAAACCCAGTGGACTACACAG TTCAAATACCCCCCAGTACCACCTACGCCATTACGCCCATGAAACGCCCAATGGAGGAAGATGGGGAGGAAAAGTCCCCcagcaaaaagaagaagaagattcAGAAGAAAG AGGAGAAAGCAGAGCCTCCCCAAGCGATGAATGCCCTGATGAGACTGAACCAGCTCAAGCCGGGGCTGCAGTACAAACTGGTTTCCCAGACCGGTCCAGTCCACGCCCCCATCTTCACCATGTCTGTGGAGGTAGACGGCAACTCATTCGAGGCCTCTGGGCCCTCCAAAAAGACTGCCAAGTTGCACGTGGCCGTTAAG GTGTTACAGGACATGGGATTGCCCACGGGTGCCGAAGGCAGAGACTCCAGCAAGGGGGAAGACTCAGCTGAGGAGACAGAGGCGAAGCCAGCCGTGGTGGCCCCTCCACCTGTGGTGGAAGCTGTCTCGACCCCCAGCGCTGCCTTCCCCTCAGATCCCACTGCCGAG CAGGGGCCGATCCTGACCAAGCATGGCAAGAACCCTGTTATGGAACTTAACGAGAAGAGGCGTGGCCTCAAGTATGAGCTCATCTCAGAGACGGGGGGCAGCCATGACAAGCGCTTCGTCATGGAG GTCGAGGTGGACGGACAGAAGTTTCAAGGCGCTGGCTCAAACAAAAAGGTGGCCAAAGCATATGCCGCCCTTGCTGCGCTAGAAAAACTGTTCCCCGATGCCCCTCTAGCCCTCGAGGCCAACAAGAAGAAGAGAGCCCCCGTGCCTGTGAGAGGTGGACCGAAATTTGCTGCTAAG CCACATAATCCTGGGTTCGGCATGGGGGGTCCCATGCACAATGAAGTGCCCCCGCCCCCCAATCTCCGAGGacggggaagaggagggaacatcCGAGGtcgagggagagggagaggcttTGGTGGCGCCAACCATGGAGGCTACATGAATGCTG GCGCCGGGTATGGCAGCTACGGGTATGGAGGCAACTCGGCGACCGCCGGCTACA GTCAGTTCTACAGCAACGGAGGGCATTCTGGGAGTGCCggtggtggtggcggcggcgggggcggtggTGGCTCTTCTGGCTACGGTTCCTACTACCAAGGTGACAGCTACAACTCACCAGTGCCCCCGAAACACGCCGGGAAGAAGCAGCCGCACGGGGGCCAGCAGAAGCCCTCCTACGGCTCGGGCTACCAGTCCCACCAAGGCCAGCAGCAGTCCTACAACCAGAGCCAGTACAGCAACTACGGCCCCCCGCAGGGCAAGCAGAAAGGCTATAATCATGGACAAGGCAACTACTCCTCCTACTCAAACTCCTACAGCTCCCCCGGAGGCGGGGGCGGATCAGACTACAGCTACGAGAGCAAATTCA ACTACAGTGGTAGTGGAGGCCGAAGCGGCGGGAACAGCTACGGCTCAGGCGGGTCGTCCTACAATCCAGGGTCACACGGGGGCTACGGCGGAGGTTCTGGGGGCGGCTCCTCATACCAAGGCAAACAAG GAGGCTACTCATCACAGTCGAACTACAACTCCCCGGGGTCCAGCCAGAATTACAGCGGCCCTCCCAGCTCCTACCAGTCATCACAGGGGGGCTACGGCAGAAACGCAGATCACAGCATGAACTACCAGTACAGATAA
- the ILF3 gene encoding interleukin enhancer-binding factor 3 isoform X4, whose amino-acid sequence MRPVRIFVNDDRHVMAKHSSVYPTQEELEAVQNMVSHTERALKAVSDWIDEQEKGSSDHAESENVDVPPEDETKEGAGEQKAEHVTRTLRGVMRVGLVAKGLLLKGDLDLELVLLCKEKPTTALLDKVADNLAIQLAAVTDDKYEILQSVDDAAIVIKNTKEPPLSLTIHLTSPVVREEMEKVLAGETLSVNDPPDVLDRQKCLAALASLRHAKWFQARANGLKSCVIVIRVLRDLCTRVPTWGPLRGWPLELLCEKSIGTANRPMGAGEALRRVLECLASGIVMPDGSGIYDPCEKEATDAIGHLDRQQREDITQSAQHALRLAAFGQLHKVLGMDPLPSKMPKKPKNENPVDYTVQIPPSTTYAITPMKRPMEEDGEEKSPSKKKKKIQKKEEKAEPPQAMNALMRLNQLKPGLQYKLVSQTGPVHAPIFTMSVEVDGNSFEASGPSKKTAKLHVAVKVLQDMGLPTGAEGRDSSKGEDSAEETEAKPAVVAPPPVVEAVSTPSAAFPSDPTAEQGPILTKHGKNPVMELNEKRRGLKYELISETGGSHDKRFVMEVEVDGQKFQGAGSNKKVAKAYAALAALEKLFPDAPLALEANKKKRAPVPVRGGPKFAAKPHNPGFGMGGPMHNEVPPPPNLRGRGRGGNIRGRGRGRGFGGANHGGYMNAGAGYGSYGYGGNSATAGYSQFYSNGGHSGSAGGGGGGGGGGGSSGYGSYYQGDSYNSPVPPKHAGKKQPHGGQQKPSYGSGYQSHQGQQQSYNQSQYSNYGPPQGKQKGYNHGQGNYSSYSNSYSSPGGGGGSDYSYESKFRGYSSQSNYNSPGSSQNYSGPPSSYQSSQGGYGRNADHSMNYQYR is encoded by the exons atg CGTCCAGTGAGAATTTTTGTGAATGATGATCGCCACGTGATGGCAAAGCACTCTTCCGTTTATCCAACACAAGAGGAGCTGGAGGCAGTCCAGAACATGGTGTCCCACACGGAGCGGGCTCTCAAAGCTGTGTCCGACTGGATCGATGAGCAGGAGAAAGGCAGCAGCGATCACGCCGAGTCCGAGAATGTGGATGTGCCCCCAGAGGACGAGACCAAAGAAGGGGCCGG GGAGCAGAAGGCAGAGCATGTGACCAGAACCCTGAGGGGCGTGATGCGTGTTGGCCTCGTGGCAAAGGGCCTACTGCTCAAGGGGGACCTGGACCTGGAGCTGGTGCTGCTGTGTAAGGAGAAGCCCACGACTGCCCTCCTGGACAAGGTGGCTGACAACCTGGCCATCCAGCTCGCT GCTGTTACAGATGACAAGTACGAAATACTCCAATCTGTCGACGATGCCGCGATTGtgataaaaaacacaaaagagcctCCATTGTCCCTGACCATCCACCTGACATCCCCTGTTGtcagagaagaaatggagaaagtaTTAGCTGGAG AAACGCTATCAGTCAACGATCCCCCGGACGTTCTGGACAGGCAGAAATGCCTTGCTGCCTTGGCGTCCCTCCGACACGCCAAGTGGTTCCAG GCCAGAGCCAATGGACTGAAGTCGTGTGTCATTGTCATCCGGGTCCTGAGGGACCTGTGCACCCGCGTTCCCACCTGGGGTCCCCTCAGAGGATGG CCCCTCGAGCTTCTCTGTGAGAAGTCCATCGGCACAGCCAACAGACCAATGGGTGCCGGCGAGGCCCTGCGGAGAGTGCTGGAGTGCCTGGCTTCAGGCATCGTGATGCCAG ATGGTTCTGGCATTTATGACCCTTGTGAAAAAGAAGCCACTGATGCTATTGGGCATCTAGACAGACAGCAACGGGAAGATATCACACAGAGTGCGCAG caCGCTCTGCGACTTGCTGCGTTTGGCCAGCTCCATAAGGTCCTGGGTATGGACCCCTTGCCTTCGAAGATGCCCAAAAAACCAAAGAATGAAAACCCAGTGGACTACACAG TTCAAATACCCCCCAGTACCACCTACGCCATTACGCCCATGAAACGCCCAATGGAGGAAGATGGGGAGGAAAAGTCCCCcagcaaaaagaagaagaagattcAGAAGAAAG AGGAGAAAGCAGAGCCTCCCCAAGCGATGAATGCCCTGATGAGACTGAACCAGCTCAAGCCGGGGCTGCAGTACAAACTGGTTTCCCAGACCGGTCCAGTCCACGCCCCCATCTTCACCATGTCTGTGGAGGTAGACGGCAACTCATTCGAGGCCTCTGGGCCCTCCAAAAAGACTGCCAAGTTGCACGTGGCCGTTAAG GTGTTACAGGACATGGGATTGCCCACGGGTGCCGAAGGCAGAGACTCCAGCAAGGGGGAAGACTCAGCTGAGGAGACAGAGGCGAAGCCAGCCGTGGTGGCCCCTCCACCTGTGGTGGAAGCTGTCTCGACCCCCAGCGCTGCCTTCCCCTCAGATCCCACTGCCGAG CAGGGGCCGATCCTGACCAAGCATGGCAAGAACCCTGTTATGGAACTTAACGAGAAGAGGCGTGGCCTCAAGTATGAGCTCATCTCAGAGACGGGGGGCAGCCATGACAAGCGCTTCGTCATGGAG GTCGAGGTGGACGGACAGAAGTTTCAAGGCGCTGGCTCAAACAAAAAGGTGGCCAAAGCATATGCCGCCCTTGCTGCGCTAGAAAAACTGTTCCCCGATGCCCCTCTAGCCCTCGAGGCCAACAAGAAGAAGAGAGCCCCCGTGCCTGTGAGAGGTGGACCGAAATTTGCTGCTAAG CCACATAATCCTGGGTTCGGCATGGGGGGTCCCATGCACAATGAAGTGCCCCCGCCCCCCAATCTCCGAGGacggggaagaggagggaacatcCGAGGtcgagggagagggagaggcttTGGTGGCGCCAACCATGGAGGCTACATGAATGCTG GCGCCGGGTATGGCAGCTACGGGTATGGAGGCAACTCGGCGACCGCCGGCTACA GTCAGTTCTACAGCAACGGAGGGCATTCTGGGAGTGCCggtggtggtggcggcggcgggggcggtggTGGCTCTTCTGGCTACGGTTCCTACTACCAAGGTGACAGCTACAACTCACCAGTGCCCCCGAAACACGCCGGGAAGAAGCAGCCGCACGGGGGCCAGCAGAAGCCCTCCTACGGCTCGGGCTACCAGTCCCACCAAGGCCAGCAGCAGTCCTACAACCAGAGCCAGTACAGCAACTACGGCCCCCCGCAGGGCAAGCAGAAAGGCTATAATCATGGACAAGGCAACTACTCCTCCTACTCAAACTCCTACAGCTCCCCCGGAGGCGGGGGCGGATCAGACTACAGCTACGAGAGCAAATTCA GAGGCTACTCATCACAGTCGAACTACAACTCCCCGGGGTCCAGCCAGAATTACAGCGGCCCTCCCAGCTCCTACCAGTCATCACAGGGGGGCTACGGCAGAAACGCAGATCACAGCATGAACTACCAGTACAGATAA
- the ILF3 gene encoding interleukin enhancer-binding factor 3 isoform X3, producing MRPVRIFVNDDRHVMAKHSSVYPTQEELEAVQNMVSHTERALKAVSDWIDEQEKGSSDHAESENVDVPPEDETKEGAGEQKAEHVTRTLRGVMRVGLVAKGLLLKGDLDLELVLLCKEKPTTALLDKVADNLAIQLAAVTDDKYEILQSVDDAAIVIKNTKEPPLSLTIHLTSPVVREEMEKVLAGETLSVNDPPDVLDRQKCLAALASLRHAKWFQARANGLKSCVIVIRVLRDLCTRVPTWGPLRGWPLELLCEKSIGTANRPMGAGEALRRVLECLASGIVMPDGSGIYDPCEKEATDAIGHLDRQQREDITQSAQHALRLAAFGQLHKVLGMDPLPSKMPKKPKNENPVDYTVQIPPSTTYAITPMKRPMEEDGEEKSPSKKKKKIQKKEEKAEPPQAMNALMRLNQLKPGLQYKLVSQTGPVHAPIFTMSVEVDGNSFEASGPSKKTAKLHVAVKVLQDMGLPTGAEGRDSSKGEDSAEETEAKPAVVAPPPVVEAVSTPSAAFPSDPTAENVKQQGPILTKHGKNPVMELNEKRRGLKYELISETGGSHDKRFVMEVEVDGQKFQGAGSNKKVAKAYAALAALEKLFPDAPLALEANKKKRAPVPVRGGPKFAAKPHNPGFGMGGPMHNEVPPPPNLRGRGRGGNIRGRGRGRGFGGANHGGYMNAGAGYGSYGYGGNSATAGYSQFYSNGGHSGSAGGGGGGGGGGGSSGYGSYYQGDSYNSPVPPKHAGKKQPHGGQQKPSYGSGYQSHQGQQQSYNQSQYSNYGPPQGKQKGYNHGQGNYSSYSNSYSSPGGGGGSDYSYESKFRGYSSQSNYNSPGSSQNYSGPPSSYQSSQGGYGRNADHSMNYQYR from the exons atg CGTCCAGTGAGAATTTTTGTGAATGATGATCGCCACGTGATGGCAAAGCACTCTTCCGTTTATCCAACACAAGAGGAGCTGGAGGCAGTCCAGAACATGGTGTCCCACACGGAGCGGGCTCTCAAAGCTGTGTCCGACTGGATCGATGAGCAGGAGAAAGGCAGCAGCGATCACGCCGAGTCCGAGAATGTGGATGTGCCCCCAGAGGACGAGACCAAAGAAGGGGCCGG GGAGCAGAAGGCAGAGCATGTGACCAGAACCCTGAGGGGCGTGATGCGTGTTGGCCTCGTGGCAAAGGGCCTACTGCTCAAGGGGGACCTGGACCTGGAGCTGGTGCTGCTGTGTAAGGAGAAGCCCACGACTGCCCTCCTGGACAAGGTGGCTGACAACCTGGCCATCCAGCTCGCT GCTGTTACAGATGACAAGTACGAAATACTCCAATCTGTCGACGATGCCGCGATTGtgataaaaaacacaaaagagcctCCATTGTCCCTGACCATCCACCTGACATCCCCTGTTGtcagagaagaaatggagaaagtaTTAGCTGGAG AAACGCTATCAGTCAACGATCCCCCGGACGTTCTGGACAGGCAGAAATGCCTTGCTGCCTTGGCGTCCCTCCGACACGCCAAGTGGTTCCAG GCCAGAGCCAATGGACTGAAGTCGTGTGTCATTGTCATCCGGGTCCTGAGGGACCTGTGCACCCGCGTTCCCACCTGGGGTCCCCTCAGAGGATGG CCCCTCGAGCTTCTCTGTGAGAAGTCCATCGGCACAGCCAACAGACCAATGGGTGCCGGCGAGGCCCTGCGGAGAGTGCTGGAGTGCCTGGCTTCAGGCATCGTGATGCCAG ATGGTTCTGGCATTTATGACCCTTGTGAAAAAGAAGCCACTGATGCTATTGGGCATCTAGACAGACAGCAACGGGAAGATATCACACAGAGTGCGCAG caCGCTCTGCGACTTGCTGCGTTTGGCCAGCTCCATAAGGTCCTGGGTATGGACCCCTTGCCTTCGAAGATGCCCAAAAAACCAAAGAATGAAAACCCAGTGGACTACACAG TTCAAATACCCCCCAGTACCACCTACGCCATTACGCCCATGAAACGCCCAATGGAGGAAGATGGGGAGGAAAAGTCCCCcagcaaaaagaagaagaagattcAGAAGAAAG AGGAGAAAGCAGAGCCTCCCCAAGCGATGAATGCCCTGATGAGACTGAACCAGCTCAAGCCGGGGCTGCAGTACAAACTGGTTTCCCAGACCGGTCCAGTCCACGCCCCCATCTTCACCATGTCTGTGGAGGTAGACGGCAACTCATTCGAGGCCTCTGGGCCCTCCAAAAAGACTGCCAAGTTGCACGTGGCCGTTAAG GTGTTACAGGACATGGGATTGCCCACGGGTGCCGAAGGCAGAGACTCCAGCAAGGGGGAAGACTCAGCTGAGGAGACAGAGGCGAAGCCAGCCGTGGTGGCCCCTCCACCTGTGGTGGAAGCTGTCTCGACCCCCAGCGCTGCCTTCCCCTCAGATCCCACTGCCGAG AACGTAAAACAGCAGGGGCCGATCCTGACCAAGCATGGCAAGAACCCTGTTATGGAACTTAACGAGAAGAGGCGTGGCCTCAAGTATGAGCTCATCTCAGAGACGGGGGGCAGCCATGACAAGCGCTTCGTCATGGAG GTCGAGGTGGACGGACAGAAGTTTCAAGGCGCTGGCTCAAACAAAAAGGTGGCCAAAGCATATGCCGCCCTTGCTGCGCTAGAAAAACTGTTCCCCGATGCCCCTCTAGCCCTCGAGGCCAACAAGAAGAAGAGAGCCCCCGTGCCTGTGAGAGGTGGACCGAAATTTGCTGCTAAG CCACATAATCCTGGGTTCGGCATGGGGGGTCCCATGCACAATGAAGTGCCCCCGCCCCCCAATCTCCGAGGacggggaagaggagggaacatcCGAGGtcgagggagagggagaggcttTGGTGGCGCCAACCATGGAGGCTACATGAATGCTG GCGCCGGGTATGGCAGCTACGGGTATGGAGGCAACTCGGCGACCGCCGGCTACA GTCAGTTCTACAGCAACGGAGGGCATTCTGGGAGTGCCggtggtggtggcggcggcgggggcggtggTGGCTCTTCTGGCTACGGTTCCTACTACCAAGGTGACAGCTACAACTCACCAGTGCCCCCGAAACACGCCGGGAAGAAGCAGCCGCACGGGGGCCAGCAGAAGCCCTCCTACGGCTCGGGCTACCAGTCCCACCAAGGCCAGCAGCAGTCCTACAACCAGAGCCAGTACAGCAACTACGGCCCCCCGCAGGGCAAGCAGAAAGGCTATAATCATGGACAAGGCAACTACTCCTCCTACTCAAACTCCTACAGCTCCCCCGGAGGCGGGGGCGGATCAGACTACAGCTACGAGAGCAAATTCA GAGGCTACTCATCACAGTCGAACTACAACTCCCCGGGGTCCAGCCAGAATTACAGCGGCCCTCCCAGCTCCTACCAGTCATCACAGGGGGGCTACGGCAGAAACGCAGATCACAGCATGAACTACCAGTACAGATAA
- the ILF3 gene encoding interleukin enhancer-binding factor 3 isoform X1 produces the protein MRPVRIFVNDDRHVMAKHSSVYPTQEELEAVQNMVSHTERALKAVSDWIDEQEKGSSDHAESENVDVPPEDETKEGAGEQKAEHVTRTLRGVMRVGLVAKGLLLKGDLDLELVLLCKEKPTTALLDKVADNLAIQLAAVTDDKYEILQSVDDAAIVIKNTKEPPLSLTIHLTSPVVREEMEKVLAGETLSVNDPPDVLDRQKCLAALASLRHAKWFQARANGLKSCVIVIRVLRDLCTRVPTWGPLRGWPLELLCEKSIGTANRPMGAGEALRRVLECLASGIVMPDGSGIYDPCEKEATDAIGHLDRQQREDITQSAQHALRLAAFGQLHKVLGMDPLPSKMPKKPKNENPVDYTVQIPPSTTYAITPMKRPMEEDGEEKSPSKKKKKIQKKEEKAEPPQAMNALMRLNQLKPGLQYKLVSQTGPVHAPIFTMSVEVDGNSFEASGPSKKTAKLHVAVKVLQDMGLPTGAEGRDSSKGEDSAEETEAKPAVVAPPPVVEAVSTPSAAFPSDPTAENVKQQGPILTKHGKNPVMELNEKRRGLKYELISETGGSHDKRFVMEVEVDGQKFQGAGSNKKVAKAYAALAALEKLFPDAPLALEANKKKRAPVPVRGGPKFAAKPHNPGFGMGGPMHNEVPPPPNLRGRGRGGNIRGRGRGRGFGGANHGGYMNAGAGYGSYGYGGNSATAGYSQFYSNGGHSGSAGGGGGGGGGGGSSGYGSYYQGDSYNSPVPPKHAGKKQPHGGQQKPSYGSGYQSHQGQQQSYNQSQYSNYGPPQGKQKGYNHGQGNYSSYSNSYSSPGGGGGSDYSYESKFNYSGSGGRSGGNSYGSGGSSYNPGSHGGYGGGSGGGSSYQGKQGGYSSQSNYNSPGSSQNYSGPPSSYQSSQGGYGRNADHSMNYQYR, from the exons atg CGTCCAGTGAGAATTTTTGTGAATGATGATCGCCACGTGATGGCAAAGCACTCTTCCGTTTATCCAACACAAGAGGAGCTGGAGGCAGTCCAGAACATGGTGTCCCACACGGAGCGGGCTCTCAAAGCTGTGTCCGACTGGATCGATGAGCAGGAGAAAGGCAGCAGCGATCACGCCGAGTCCGAGAATGTGGATGTGCCCCCAGAGGACGAGACCAAAGAAGGGGCCGG GGAGCAGAAGGCAGAGCATGTGACCAGAACCCTGAGGGGCGTGATGCGTGTTGGCCTCGTGGCAAAGGGCCTACTGCTCAAGGGGGACCTGGACCTGGAGCTGGTGCTGCTGTGTAAGGAGAAGCCCACGACTGCCCTCCTGGACAAGGTGGCTGACAACCTGGCCATCCAGCTCGCT GCTGTTACAGATGACAAGTACGAAATACTCCAATCTGTCGACGATGCCGCGATTGtgataaaaaacacaaaagagcctCCATTGTCCCTGACCATCCACCTGACATCCCCTGTTGtcagagaagaaatggagaaagtaTTAGCTGGAG AAACGCTATCAGTCAACGATCCCCCGGACGTTCTGGACAGGCAGAAATGCCTTGCTGCCTTGGCGTCCCTCCGACACGCCAAGTGGTTCCAG GCCAGAGCCAATGGACTGAAGTCGTGTGTCATTGTCATCCGGGTCCTGAGGGACCTGTGCACCCGCGTTCCCACCTGGGGTCCCCTCAGAGGATGG CCCCTCGAGCTTCTCTGTGAGAAGTCCATCGGCACAGCCAACAGACCAATGGGTGCCGGCGAGGCCCTGCGGAGAGTGCTGGAGTGCCTGGCTTCAGGCATCGTGATGCCAG ATGGTTCTGGCATTTATGACCCTTGTGAAAAAGAAGCCACTGATGCTATTGGGCATCTAGACAGACAGCAACGGGAAGATATCACACAGAGTGCGCAG caCGCTCTGCGACTTGCTGCGTTTGGCCAGCTCCATAAGGTCCTGGGTATGGACCCCTTGCCTTCGAAGATGCCCAAAAAACCAAAGAATGAAAACCCAGTGGACTACACAG TTCAAATACCCCCCAGTACCACCTACGCCATTACGCCCATGAAACGCCCAATGGAGGAAGATGGGGAGGAAAAGTCCCCcagcaaaaagaagaagaagattcAGAAGAAAG AGGAGAAAGCAGAGCCTCCCCAAGCGATGAATGCCCTGATGAGACTGAACCAGCTCAAGCCGGGGCTGCAGTACAAACTGGTTTCCCAGACCGGTCCAGTCCACGCCCCCATCTTCACCATGTCTGTGGAGGTAGACGGCAACTCATTCGAGGCCTCTGGGCCCTCCAAAAAGACTGCCAAGTTGCACGTGGCCGTTAAG GTGTTACAGGACATGGGATTGCCCACGGGTGCCGAAGGCAGAGACTCCAGCAAGGGGGAAGACTCAGCTGAGGAGACAGAGGCGAAGCCAGCCGTGGTGGCCCCTCCACCTGTGGTGGAAGCTGTCTCGACCCCCAGCGCTGCCTTCCCCTCAGATCCCACTGCCGAG AACGTAAAACAGCAGGGGCCGATCCTGACCAAGCATGGCAAGAACCCTGTTATGGAACTTAACGAGAAGAGGCGTGGCCTCAAGTATGAGCTCATCTCAGAGACGGGGGGCAGCCATGACAAGCGCTTCGTCATGGAG GTCGAGGTGGACGGACAGAAGTTTCAAGGCGCTGGCTCAAACAAAAAGGTGGCCAAAGCATATGCCGCCCTTGCTGCGCTAGAAAAACTGTTCCCCGATGCCCCTCTAGCCCTCGAGGCCAACAAGAAGAAGAGAGCCCCCGTGCCTGTGAGAGGTGGACCGAAATTTGCTGCTAAG CCACATAATCCTGGGTTCGGCATGGGGGGTCCCATGCACAATGAAGTGCCCCCGCCCCCCAATCTCCGAGGacggggaagaggagggaacatcCGAGGtcgagggagagggagaggcttTGGTGGCGCCAACCATGGAGGCTACATGAATGCTG GCGCCGGGTATGGCAGCTACGGGTATGGAGGCAACTCGGCGACCGCCGGCTACA GTCAGTTCTACAGCAACGGAGGGCATTCTGGGAGTGCCggtggtggtggcggcggcgggggcggtggTGGCTCTTCTGGCTACGGTTCCTACTACCAAGGTGACAGCTACAACTCACCAGTGCCCCCGAAACACGCCGGGAAGAAGCAGCCGCACGGGGGCCAGCAGAAGCCCTCCTACGGCTCGGGCTACCAGTCCCACCAAGGCCAGCAGCAGTCCTACAACCAGAGCCAGTACAGCAACTACGGCCCCCCGCAGGGCAAGCAGAAAGGCTATAATCATGGACAAGGCAACTACTCCTCCTACTCAAACTCCTACAGCTCCCCCGGAGGCGGGGGCGGATCAGACTACAGCTACGAGAGCAAATTCA ACTACAGTGGTAGTGGAGGCCGAAGCGGCGGGAACAGCTACGGCTCAGGCGGGTCGTCCTACAATCCAGGGTCACACGGGGGCTACGGCGGAGGTTCTGGGGGCGGCTCCTCATACCAAGGCAAACAAG GAGGCTACTCATCACAGTCGAACTACAACTCCCCGGGGTCCAGCCAGAATTACAGCGGCCCTCCCAGCTCCTACCAGTCATCACAGGGGGGCTACGGCAGAAACGCAGATCACAGCATGAACTACCAGTACAGATAA